One genomic region from Salvia hispanica cultivar TCC Black 2014 chromosome 2, UniMelb_Shisp_WGS_1.0, whole genome shotgun sequence encodes:
- the LOC125204576 gene encoding uncharacterized protein LOC125204576 — translation MNRGRGNNRRDGGNRGGGGGGRQPFAARGRSPQPTGQWVARGVAGAGGHLDDASSGSGSSEIVRRNTESASVDDVRKKFGDVLLSSECPREASSESRGSPNVPPKDVNFKGVQCVPKTEPIVPCYNNSFPSLPTDSKLSESSMSVKSWDRNLKSCSPSHYISTFPQTVGCQFSPEVQSGKKATSEGASGETKFGSSVSQHDGFSFDICEERRSSGVKLKTPLHKINKAKRKEELRMQGDNIKVFRPGMILLKGYLSLDDQVKMVKSCRDLGRGPGGFYQPGFRDGAKLHLKMMCLGKNWDPEKGEYGDLRPGDQTKPPPIPNEFQLLVKGAIEKCHQYLESDNKVLKARNILPPMTPNICIINFYTKTGKLGLHQDKDESSKSLLDGLPVVSFSLGDTAEFLFGDERDVNKADKVELESGDVLVFGGKSRHIFHGVSNILADTAPRYLTDETHLKPGRLNLTFREY, via the exons GCTGGAGCTGGAGGTCATCTCGATGATGCTTCTTCCGGTAGTGGATCTTCCGAGATTGTGAGGAGAAATACAGAATCAGCATCTGTTGATGATGTAAGGAAGAAGTTTGGTGATGTGTTGTTGTCTTCAGAATGTCCAAGGGAAGCTAGCTCTGAATCTCGTGGATCTCCTAACGTGCCACCAAAAGATGTGAATTTCAAGGGAGTGCAATGTGTTCCTAAAACAGAACCGATTGTTCCATGTTACAACAATAGCTTTCCTTCATTACCAACAGACTCTAAGCTGAGTGAGAGCAGTATGAGTGTTAAATCATGGGATCGGAATTTAAAAAGTTGCAGTCCATCACACTACATCTCCACGTTTCCTCAGACAGTAGGTTGTCAATTCTCTCCTGAGGTTCAAAGTGGGAAGAAGGCAACTTCTGAGGGAGCTAGTGGGGAAACTAAATTTGGTAGCTCTGTTTCGCAGCACGATGGATTTTCTTTCGATATCTGTGAGGAGAGAAGGAGTAGTGGTGTGAAGCTGAAAACCCCTCtgcacaaaataaataaagccaAGAGGAAAGAAGAACTCCGAATGCAAGGAGACAATATAAAGGTTTTTAGGCCTGGCATGATTCTTCTGAAGGGTTATTTATCTTTAGATGATCAG GTCAAAATGGTCAAGTCATGCCGAGATCTTGGTAGGGGCCCTGGAGGCTTTTACCAGCCTGGTTTTCGTGATGGGGCAAAGTTACATTTGAAGATGATGTGCCTTGGTAAAAATTGGGATCCTGAGAAAGGTGAATATGGTGATCTGAGGCCTGGTGATCAAACCAAACCTCCCCCAATTCCCAATGAGTTTCAGTTGTTGGTCAAAGGAGCAATCGAGAAGTGCCATCAGTATTTAGAGTCAGATAATAAGGTGCTGAAAGCAAGAAATATTCTTCCTCCAATGACTCCAAACATATGCATCATCAATTTTTACACAAAGACGGGCAAGCTTGGTCTTCATCAG GACAAAGATGAAAGTTCGAAAAGTTTACTGGATGGACTTCCAGTAGTTTCTTTCTCTCTTGGGGACACAGCTGAATTTCTGTTTGGGGACGAGAGGGATGTCAACAAGGCAGATAAAGTTGAACTGGAATCAGGGGATGTGTTGGTTTTTGGTGGCAAATCTAGGCACATTTTCCATGGAGTTAGTAACATTTTAGCAGACACTGCTCCGAGATATCTTACGGATGAAACGCATCTAAAACCCGGTCGTTTGAATCTCACATTCAGAGAGTACTGA
- the LOC125206999 gene encoding ABC transporter B family member 19-like: MADHSLEAENSPAFRRGRRRHTTPVRSEYVSTSSFSTSSSYVFPHLGGAGRATPASPFATDGDRSWQGELSWQFEPSGWQENRGLGAAAFGPWATSSSATPRSRIFRRSANDYFMSRTYGGIPSRDFSGSGYDLTPQARPQRLELQSYVGPAQAGPMVTINEGSGRSLEDETASLDQLPGDMDRQMRLIKTYRDLNHKHEREQDQRWFSVSHAYMDRNDHDHDHDHRGHEHDHDHHKVGRGDLEGGGGHSMPVVVDYHDEGEGEDEDEEDEAVARRSVGLFGLFRYAMVLDFVLILFGSLGAFINGGSLPFYSLLFGKFVNKLALGGSDKDKMMDEVDTICLYMTGLAAIVMVGAYLEIACWRLVGERSAHRIRTEYLRAVLRQNVAFFDTEITTSDIMHGISSDVAQIQEVMSEKMAHFVHHVFTFFCGYAVGFKSSWKVSLAVFAVTPLTMFCGIAYKAIYGGLTAKEEGSYRKAGSIAEQAISSIRTVISFAAEEILAGKYSELLERSVPLGAKLGFAKGAGMGVIYLVTYATWALAFWYGSILVVNGDLSGGSAIACFFGVNVGGRGLALALSYFAQFSQGTVAASRVFEVIERVPEIDPYSSEGRKPSSMRGRIEFRGVSFAYPSRPTVPILQALDLVIPPSKTLALVGASGGGKSTVFALIERFYDPTQGFINIDGYDLRTLQVKWLRNQIGMVGQEPVLFATTILENVMIGKENATKKEAVAACVAANAHSFISGLPQGYDTEVGDRGTQLSGGQKQRIALARAMIKDPRILLLDEATSALDAESEAVVQKAIDKISGGRTTVIIAHRLATVRNAHTIVVIDRGTAVESGDHGGLMEKGGAYFDLVKLASHGRAGEAKGVDVAEAERPVWGGEMSNVEKSMNVEMGNEEREDSYRLGEVWSLQRPEGGVLILGLVLGMFAGAILSIFPFILGEALRVYFDDVDDLKEEINRLCLVLLGLGFGCILTMIGQQGFCGWAGTRLTRRVRDSLFRAMLRQEPGWFDAPENSGGILVSKLSIDCVSFRSVLGDRISVLLMGLSSAGVGLGISARLEWRLALMALAVTPLTLGASYLNLIVNIGPRLDNAAYEKASTIAAGAVSSIRTVATFGTQETVVRSFDRALGEPRRTSVRRSQIMGSVLGFSQGAMYGAYTLILYFGAFLVKKGYTNFGVVYKIFLILVLSSFSVGQLAGLAPDTSMAVTAIPAIFRILRRKPCISSEGRRGRRLEGAKSVDLELKKVTFAYPTRPNVAVLNNFSLKIRAGKMVALVGGSGSGKSTVVWLIQRFYDPKRGRVLMGGFDLREFDLNWLRRQVALVGQEPSLFAGSIRENIAFGDPNASWSEIEEAAKEAYIHKFICSLPQGYETEVGQSGVQLSGGQKQRIAIARAVLKKARVLLLDEASSALDLESERHIQNALKKASRRATTVVVAHRLSTIREADFIAVIRDGSVAEYGDHETLLAANLDGIYANLVRAETEAMAFA, translated from the exons ATGGCCGATCACTCGCTCGAGGCCGAGAATTCCCCGGCCTTCCGCCGCGGGAGGCGGAGGCACACTACCCCGGTGAGGTCCGAGTACGTCTCCACCTCCTCATTCTCGACCTCGAGCTCCTACGTCTTCCCCCACCTAGGGGGGGCCGGGAGGGCGACCCCGGCCTCCCCCTTTGCCACGGACGGCGACAGGTCGTGGCAGGGGGAGCTCTCGTGGCAGTTCGAGCCCTCGGGCTGGCAAGAGAATCGGGGCCTCGGTGCTGCTGCGTTCGGCCCCTGGGCCACGAGCTCGTCTGCTACTCCGCGTAGCAGGATCTTCAGAAGATCGGCTAACGACTACTTTATGTCGCGTACTTATGGTGGGATCCCGAGTCGTGACTTCTCGGGATCCGGATATGATCTTACGCCGCAGGCCCGGCCGCAGAGGCTGGAGCTGCAGAGTTACGTTGGGCCGGCCCAGGCCGGCCCAATGGTGACAATTAATGAAGGGAGTGGGAGAAGTTTAGAGGATGAGACCGCGAGTCTTGACCAGTTGCCTGGCGACATGGACCGCCAGATGCGCCTGATCAAGACGTACCGCGATCTCAACCACAAACACGAACGCGAACAGGACCAGCGATGGTTCTCTGTTTCCCATGCTTACATGGACAGGAATGATCATGATCATGACCATGATCATCGCGGTCATGAACATGATCATGATCATCATAAAGTTGGGAGAGGTGACTTGGAAGGCGGCGGGGGCCACTCCATGCCAGTTGTCGTTGATTATCACGACGAGGGTGAGGGTGAGGATGAGGACGAAGAGGATGAGGCTGTGGCGCGGAGATCGGTTGGGCTGTTTGGTTTGTTTAGGTACGCGATGGTGCTcgattttgtgttgatattgtttgGAAGTTTGGGAGCTTTCATCAATGGAGGATCTTTGCCTTTTTATTCTTTGCTTTTTGGGAAATTTGTGAACAAGCTTGCCCTTGGAGGATCTGATAAGGATAAGATGATGGACGAAGTGGACACT ATATGTCTATATATGACTGGACTTGCAGCCATTGTTATGGTGGGAGCTTACTTAG AGATCGCGTGCTGGAGGCTGGTTGGCGAGAGATCAGCCCACCGGATCAGAACCGAGTATCTGAGAGCCGTCCTAAGGCAGAACGTGGCGTTTTTCGACACAGAGATAACCACAAGCGACATAATGCACGGAATCTCTAGTGATGTTGCACAAATTCAAGAAGTCATGTCCGAAAAG ATGGCGCATTTTGTGCATCACGTTTTCACCTTCTTTTGTGGATATGCCGTTGGATTCAAGAGCTCGTGGAAGGTGTCTCTAGCCGTTTTCGCAGTGACGCCGTTAACTATGTTTTGTGGCATCGCGTATAAGGCCATCTACGGCGGCTTAACGGCCAAAGAAGAG GGTTCGTACAGAAAGGCCGGGAGCATAGCGGAACAAGCCATAAGCTCAATCAGAACAGTGATTTCCTTCGCAGCAGAGGAAATTTTGGCGGGAAAATACAGCGAGCTTCTCGAGAGGTCGGTGCCTCTCGGGGCGAAGCTCGGGTTCGCGAAGGGGGCCGGGATGGGGGTGATTTATCTCGTCACGTATGCCACTTGGGCTCTTGCCTTTTGGTACGGCTCCATTTTAGTTGTAAATGGCGATCTCTCCGGTGGCTCCGCCATTGCCTGTTTTTTCGGTGTCAACGTCGGCGGAAG aGGCCTAGCATTGGCCTTATCTTACTTTGCGCAGTTCTCGCAAGGAACCGTGGCCGCGAGCAGAGTGTTCGAAGTGATAGAGAGAGTTCCCGAGATCGATCCTTATAGCTCCGAGGGGAGGAAGCCGTCGAGCATGCGTGGTAGGATCGAGTTCAGAGGAGTCTCCTTCGCTTATCCATCGCGCCCCACCGTCCCGATTCTTCAAGCTCTGGATCTCGTCATCCCGCCTTCGAAGACTCTAGCACTCGTCGGAGCGAGTGGTGGCGGGAAATCGACCGTTTTTGCTCTTATAGAGAGGTTCTATGATCCAACACAAG GATTTATCAACATCGACGGCTACGATTTGAGGACTCTGCAGGTGAAGTGGCTGAGGAATCAGATAGGCATGGTGGGCCAAGAGCCGGTTCTCTTCGCAACCACAATCCTCGAAAATGTGATGATCGGAAAAGAGAACGCAACCAAGAAAGAGGCCGTGGCCGCCTGCGTCGCGGCCAACGCGCACTCCTTCATCTCCGGCCTGCCCCAGGGCTACGACACCGAGGTCGGGGACCGCGGGACGCAGCTCTCGGGCGGCCAGAAGCAGCGCATAGCGCTGGCCCGCGCCATGATCAAGGATCCGCGGATCCTGCTCCTGGACGAGGCGACGAGCGCGCTGGACGCGGAGTCGGAGGCGGTGGTCCAGAAGGCCATCGACAAGATCTCGGGCGGGAGGACCACCGTGATCATCGCTCACAGGCTGGCCACGGTCAGGAACGCCCACACGATCGTGGTGATCGACCGTGGCACGGCCGTGGAGAGCGGTGATCACGGGGGGCTGATGGAGAAGGGAGGCGCGTATTTTGATCTCGTCAAGCTGGCGTCCCACGGG CGGGCCGGGGAGGCTAAGGGTGTGGATGTGGCGGAGGCGGAGAGGCCGGTTTGGGGTGGAGAGATGAGCAATGTGGAGAAATCTATGAATGTGGAGATGGGAAATGAAGAGAGGGAGGATAGTTATAGGTTAGGGGAGGTTTGGAGTTTGCAAAGGCCAGAAGGAGGTGTGTTGATTCTTGGTTTGGTTTTAGGTATGTTTGCAGGGGcaattttgtctatttttccatttattttgggTGAGGCTCTTAGGGTTTACTTTGATGATGTGGATGATTTGAAAGAGGAGATTAATAGGCTATGTTTGGTGTTGCTTGGTTTGGGATTTGGGTGCATCTTGACCATGATTGGGCAGCAGGGGTTCTGCGGCTGGGCCGGGACGAGGCTGACTAGGCGCGTCCGGGACTCGTTGTTCCGGGCGATGCTGAGGCAAGAGCCCGGTTGGTTCGACGCACCCGAGAATTCCGGTGGGATTCTTGTGTCAAAGTTGTCTATTGATTGTGTTAGCTTCAGATCAGTTCTTGGTGACAGAATCTCTGTTTTGTTGATGGGCCTGAGCTCGGCCGGGGTCGGGCTAGGGATCTCGGCCCGTCTGGAGTGGCGGCTGGCGCTCATGGCGCTGGCCGTCACTCCCCTGACGCTCGGGGCGAGCTACTTGAATCTGATCGTCAACATCGGGCCGAGGTTGGATAACGCGGCCTACGAGAAAGCCAGCACTATTGCCGCGGGGGCCGTGTCGAGTATAAGGACCGTGGCAACGTTTGGGACCCAGGAGACCGTCGTCCGGTCCTTTGACCGGGCCCTGGGGGAGCCCAGGCGGACCTCTGTCAGGCGGTCACAGATCATGGGGTCCGTCCTGGGGTTCTCCCAGGGCGCGATGTACGGTGCGTACACGTTAATTCTGTATTTCGGCGCGTTTCTTGTGAAGAAGGGGTACACCAACTTTGGGGTTGTGTACAAGATTTTCTTGATTCTCGTGCTCAGCTCGTTCTCTGTCGGGCAGCTGGCCGGGCTGGCGCCCGACACTTCTATGGCCGTGACGGCCATACCGGCCATTTTTAGGATCCTGCGCCGCAAGCCTTGCATTAGCAGCGAGGGCAGGCGGGGCAGGAGGCTTGAGGGCGCAAAATCAGTGGACCTCGAGCTCAAGAAGGTGACGTTCGCTTACCCGACGAGGCCGAATGTGGCCGTGTTGAACAATTTCAGCCTCAAGATTAGGGCAGGGAAGATGGTGGCGTTGGTGGGAGGGAGTGGATCAGGGAAATCAACAGTTGTGTGGCTAATACAGAGATTTTATGATCCTAAAAGAGGGAGAGTTTTGATGGGAGGTTTTGATTTGAGGGAGTTTGATCTCAACTGGTTGAGAAGGCAGGTGGCTCTAGTCGGCCAAGAGCCGTCGCTCTTTGCCGGGAGCATCCGCGAGAACATCGCGTTCGGTGACCCGAACGCATCGTGGTCGGAGATCGAGGAGGCGGCAAAGGAGGCCTACATTCACAAGTTCATATGTAGTCTGCCTCAAGGATATGAAACTGAg GTTGGGCAGAGTGGTGTGCAGCTATCGGGCGGGCAGAAGCAGCGGATCGCGATAGCGCGAGCCGTGCTAAAGAAGGCGAGGGTGCTGCTGCTGGACGAGGCTAGCAGCGCGCTGGACTTGGAATCGGAGAGGCACATCCAGAACGCGCTAAAGAAGGCCTCAAGGCGAGCCACAACTGTCGTGGTGGCCCACCGCCTCTCCACGATCAGGGAGGCGGACTTCATAGCCGTCATACGCGACGGCTCCGTGGCCGAATATGGCGACCACGAAACCCTGCTGGCTGCCAACCTGGATGGCATCTATGCCAACTTGGTTAGAGCAGAGACAGAAGCCATGGCATTTGCTTGA